The following nucleotide sequence is from Manduca sexta isolate Smith_Timp_Sample1 unplaced genomic scaffold, JHU_Msex_v1.0 HiC_scaffold_1899, whole genome shotgun sequence.
ATATATCTCTTGGTTAAAGCATGGCCCTGGCAAATGGTTGTTTAGTGTGGCCGtcactaaaatacctttgtcCATTTGCAGTTGGAAAGTACAAAAATCAGGTGctgttatttttcttataccATTAACTTTGGCAGTCTCTTCAACAAATGTTCTAAGTACACCATGGACTTTGACCACTTTCTGGCCTGTCAGGAATGTTACTAAGTCTATTACATGACTGCCCACTAATGTGAGTGTTCCCCCACCCATTGTGTCATCACATAACCAGTTATAAGTGTCCCCAACTAACGGACCCATTTGTACTCTTACATCGACAAGTGTTAACTCATCTGGGTTACCAAGATAGCCATCCTGAATACATTTCCTCATATGACTGAATGCTGGCAAGAACCTAAGCGAGTGATTGACAATTGAGATTAAAGTGGGGTAGTACTGAGCAGCCCGGACCATTTTTAAAGCTTCTGCTTGACAGAGCCCGGCCGGTTTATCACACACTACATGTTTTCCTATGCCCAGTGCTTTAACAGAGATCTGCGCGTGAAGGTTTGGAGCAcacacaataaaaactaaactgacattttttaataacacgTCGTCGATTTTG
It contains:
- the LOC119191763 gene encoding glucose-fructose oxidoreductase domain-containing protein 1-like → MLPGIGVFGTGAIAKVLVPFLREKGFPVEAIWGVTLQEAETAAKELKIPFFTNKIDDVLLKNVSLVFIVCAPNLHAQISVKALGIGKHVVCDKPAGLCQAEALKMVRAAQYYPTLISIVNHSLRFLPAFSHMRKCIQDGYLGNPDELTLVDVRVQMGPLVGDTYNWLCDDTMGGGTLTLVGSHVIDLVTFLTGQKVVKVHGVLRTFVEETAKVNGIRKITAPDFCTFQLQMDKGILVTATLNNHLPGPCFNQEIYVCSKKGYLVVRGGDLHGKLHKPNSTKNFPEEESKRHDKEDVIYVDIEDLSCASSVVPKPYIKGLCKMISALKEAFLPVREQMDWVKEPVKAAATFEDGQRVQATMEALRQSNEDGCWISVQLLTEPPDPNPALSAAVRRTAISLQ